A window of Raineyella sp. W15-4 contains these coding sequences:
- a CDS encoding sugar porter family MFS transporter, whose product MSTTTSSSSGASTELPALGRGPYSRRLGWVAVIATFGGLLFGYDTGVLNGALGFMKIDPVLTGSPGAELSAAEVGLITSILLAGAAIGALVGGRLSDKVGRRRLIVVLAVMFFVAAVGVVASWNYEVLLAFRFLLGLAVGGASVTVPVYLGEIAPFEQRGSIVSRNELMIVTGQFLAFLINAIIGNVFAATPHTWRYMMVVAALPAIVLFLGMLRMPESPRWLVLQGRDREALDVLRQVRSEERAVAEMAEVRELAQIAREEQSGHLSEVIRTPWMRRLLLIGIGLAMFQQLTGINSMMYYGELVLQDAGFSHQIALIVNVFSGVASVSAMLIALNFVIDRFNRRAVLIFGFAAITIAHVLAGVVGTQMDTADPARRWLLLGIIVLFVFIMQGTAGPLVWLMVSEIFPLRMRGAMIGVTVFLLWGTNMVIAQVFPMLTQAIGFGTFFAFAGVNALAVVFIATNVPESHGITLERLEEHFMTTLGRSRRGAEAEEIAPDAV is encoded by the coding sequence GTGTCAACAACCACCAGTAGCTCATCCGGCGCGAGTACCGAGCTGCCCGCCCTGGGGCGTGGCCCCTACAGCCGCCGGCTCGGATGGGTCGCAGTCATCGCCACCTTCGGTGGCCTGCTCTTTGGGTACGACACCGGTGTCCTCAACGGTGCCCTGGGGTTCATGAAGATCGACCCCGTCCTGACCGGCTCGCCCGGTGCGGAGCTGTCCGCCGCGGAGGTCGGTCTGATCACCTCCATCCTGCTCGCCGGCGCCGCCATCGGTGCCCTCGTCGGCGGTCGTCTTTCGGACAAGGTCGGGCGCCGGCGGCTGATCGTCGTGCTCGCGGTGATGTTCTTCGTCGCGGCGGTCGGCGTCGTCGCCTCGTGGAACTACGAGGTGCTGCTCGCCTTCCGGTTCCTGCTCGGCCTGGCGGTCGGCGGAGCCTCGGTGACCGTCCCGGTCTACCTGGGTGAGATCGCCCCGTTCGAGCAGCGCGGGTCGATCGTCAGCCGCAACGAGCTGATGATCGTCACCGGCCAGTTCCTCGCCTTCCTGATCAACGCCATCATCGGCAACGTGTTCGCGGCGACGCCGCACACCTGGCGCTACATGATGGTCGTCGCGGCCCTGCCGGCGATCGTGCTCTTCCTCGGCATGCTGCGGATGCCGGAGAGCCCGCGCTGGCTCGTCCTGCAGGGACGCGACCGTGAGGCGCTCGATGTGCTGCGCCAGGTGCGGAGCGAGGAGCGGGCCGTCGCCGAGATGGCGGAGGTGCGTGAACTGGCCCAGATCGCCCGTGAGGAGCAGTCCGGCCACCTCAGCGAGGTCATCCGCACCCCGTGGATGCGGCGGCTGCTGCTGATCGGCATCGGCCTGGCGATGTTCCAGCAGCTCACCGGGATCAACTCGATGATGTACTACGGCGAGCTGGTCCTGCAGGATGCCGGCTTCTCCCACCAGATCGCCCTGATCGTCAACGTCTTCAGCGGCGTCGCCTCGGTGTCGGCCATGCTTATCGCACTGAACTTCGTGATCGACCGCTTCAACCGCCGCGCCGTCCTGATCTTCGGGTTCGCCGCCATCACGATCGCGCACGTGCTGGCCGGCGTGGTCGGCACCCAGATGGACACCGCGGACCCGGCCCGCCGCTGGCTGCTGCTGGGGATCATCGTCCTGTTCGTCTTCATCATGCAGGGCACCGCGGGGCCGCTGGTGTGGCTGATGGTCTCCGAGATCTTCCCGCTGCGGATGCGCGGCGCGATGATCGGCGTCACCGTCTTCCTGCTCTGGGGCACGAACATGGTCATCGCCCAGGTGTTCCCGATGCTCACCCAGGCGATCGGCTTCGGCACCTTCTTCGCCTTCGCCGGGGTGAACGCGCTGGCGGTGGTCTTCATCGCCACAAACGTGCCGGAGAGTCATGGCATCACTCTGGAACGACTCGAGGAGCACTTCATGACCACGCTGGGCCGGTCCCGTCGCGGCGCGGAG